From Marivirga harenae, one genomic window encodes:
- a CDS encoding glycoside hydrolase family 31 protein, producing MISSQTINKPNLNLHCGKIENYKRNAYGISGKTENAFFRISVVQKGIFKIHISRTENFDEHSYAVISKSVGIDFSIIDSNGHIELKTEALTLEIKKDPFTAIFKDINGEIISEDDHALGTSWIGEQVTTYKKLQKGERFIGLGEKTGPLDRKGTGYQNWNTDHFGYPPDSDPLYCTTPFYIGIHSGLNYGIYLDNSHKTHFNFGASNRRFSSFSADQGDMAYYFIHEDSIEDIISSYTDLTGRMELPPIWSLGYQQCRYSYKPDKEVISIAKFFREKEIPADVIVLDIHHMEQYKIFTWDGKDFPNPKQMIEKLEEMGFKVVVICDPGIKIEEGYEAYDSGKKEDVFIKYPDGEYYEGEVWPGWCHFPDFTNGQVRNWWQDKLKAYTDLGILGLWNDMNEIATWGQYLPDLMEFDYEGEKASTRKARNVYGMQMARSTYEGAKQNSPNKRVFNLTRAGFSGIQRYAAVWTGDNVADDEHMLLGVRLVNSLGLAGVAFSGYDIGGFAGDADSQLFARWISIGAFAPFFRGHSMINSRDSEPWAYGEEVEEISRNYINLRYKMMPYIYSAFYEAHEKGIPVARSLAIYHPHDEKIYNSLYENQYFFGPDIMVAPVASKVNLAKVYFPEGEWYDLFDDTFYRGNQEVIVECPIERLPVFVRASAIIPMQDKLENLSQNNNDCLHLHIYGGKEKNKYEYYEDDGETFNHVSGDFYKRLIEFKPENRQLTLHQKEGNYNSQYQKVKVFFHGFEGKLNGKIHINQQTIPLDKEDFNFVDQISNFDPLPENERINLKVNDLPNAIFNLEDGRIDIDY from the coding sequence ATGATTAGTTCACAAACCATAAATAAACCCAATCTCAACCTTCACTGCGGAAAAATTGAAAACTATAAGCGCAATGCTTATGGAATTTCCGGAAAAACCGAAAATGCCTTTTTTAGAATATCCGTTGTACAAAAGGGGATTTTTAAAATTCATATAAGCAGAACAGAAAATTTTGACGAACATTCTTATGCAGTGATCTCTAAATCGGTAGGTATTGATTTCTCCATTATTGATTCTAACGGACATATAGAACTAAAAACTGAAGCGCTAACTTTAGAAATTAAAAAGGATCCGTTTACTGCTATTTTCAAAGATATAAATGGTGAAATAATCAGTGAGGATGACCATGCATTGGGAACTTCCTGGATTGGCGAACAAGTTACCACCTACAAAAAGCTACAAAAAGGAGAGAGATTTATCGGATTGGGTGAAAAAACGGGACCGCTGGACAGAAAAGGCACAGGCTACCAAAACTGGAATACAGATCATTTTGGATATCCACCAGATAGTGATCCTTTGTATTGTACGACTCCTTTTTATATCGGCATCCATAGCGGTTTGAATTACGGTATTTACTTAGACAATTCACATAAAACTCATTTTAATTTTGGTGCTTCAAACAGACGATTCTCTAGCTTTTCAGCTGATCAGGGAGATATGGCCTATTATTTCATCCATGAAGATTCTATTGAAGATATTATAAGTTCTTATACCGATCTGACTGGTCGAATGGAACTGCCCCCTATTTGGAGTTTGGGCTACCAGCAGTGCCGTTACAGTTACAAACCCGACAAAGAAGTAATTAGTATAGCTAAATTTTTCCGGGAAAAAGAAATCCCAGCCGATGTAATTGTTTTGGATATCCATCATATGGAGCAATACAAGATTTTCACCTGGGATGGAAAAGATTTCCCCAATCCAAAGCAAATGATTGAAAAGCTTGAGGAAATGGGATTTAAAGTGGTAGTGATTTGTGATCCTGGAATAAAAATCGAAGAAGGCTACGAAGCTTATGATTCCGGTAAAAAAGAAGATGTTTTTATTAAATATCCTGACGGTGAATACTATGAAGGAGAAGTTTGGCCCGGATGGTGCCATTTCCCTGATTTCACCAATGGACAAGTCCGAAATTGGTGGCAAGATAAACTAAAAGCCTATACTGACTTAGGAATTCTGGGGCTTTGGAATGATATGAATGAAATTGCCACCTGGGGGCAATATTTACCTGATTTAATGGAATTCGATTACGAAGGTGAAAAAGCCTCGACTCGAAAAGCCAGAAATGTTTATGGCATGCAAATGGCCAGAAGTACCTACGAAGGGGCTAAGCAAAATTCTCCCAATAAAAGAGTATTTAATCTAACAAGAGCCGGTTTTTCTGGGATTCAGAGATACGCTGCCGTTTGGACTGGTGATAATGTTGCAGATGACGAGCATATGTTATTGGGCGTTCGTTTGGTCAATAGCTTAGGATTAGCAGGAGTTGCATTTTCGGGTTATGATATTGGAGGTTTTGCGGGAGATGCAGATAGTCAATTATTTGCTCGTTGGATTTCCATTGGGGCTTTCGCACCATTCTTCAGAGGACACAGTATGATTAACAGTAGAGATTCTGAACCTTGGGCTTATGGAGAAGAAGTAGAAGAGATTTCCAGAAATTATATCAATCTAAGATATAAAATGATGCCTTATATCTATTCAGCTTTTTACGAAGCACATGAAAAAGGTATTCCGGTAGCTAGAAGTTTGGCTATTTATCATCCTCATGACGAGAAAATCTATAACTCTTTGTACGAAAACCAGTATTTCTTTGGACCGGACATCATGGTGGCTCCCGTAGCCAGTAAAGTTAATTTAGCAAAAGTATACTTTCCAGAAGGGGAATGGTACGATTTATTTGATGATACTTTCTATAGAGGGAATCAGGAAGTCATCGTTGAATGCCCAATTGAGAGATTACCTGTTTTTGTGAGAGCTTCGGCAATAATTCCAATGCAGGACAAACTGGAAAATTTAAGCCAAAACAATAATGATTGTCTGCATTTGCATATTTACGGGGGCAAAGAAAAAAATAAATATGAATACTATGAGGATGATGGAGAAACTTTCAATCATGTGAGTGGAGATTTTTATAAAAGACTGATTGAGTTCAAGCCTGAAAACAGACAGTTGACTCTACATCAAAAGGAGGGAAATTACAATAGTCAATATCAGAAAGTTAAGGTTTTCTTTCATGGATTCGAAGGAAAATTAAATGGGAAAATCCACATTAATCAACAAACCATACCGTTGGACAAAGAAGATTTTAATTTTGTAGATCAAATTTCTAACTTCGATCCCTTACCTGAAAATGAAAGAATTAATTTAAAGGTAAACGATCTACCAAATGCTATTTTCAATTTAGAAGATGGGAGAATAGATATTGATTATTAG